In a genomic window of Urocitellus parryii isolate mUroPar1 chromosome 2, mUroPar1.hap1, whole genome shotgun sequence:
- the Trex1 gene encoding three-prime repair exonuclease 1 isoform X1, translated as MSASRPTAVDLSRSSGMPGEGGVLAKEAQTRQADEQGGPCSRGRLTDGPRPSFTSRHCCQQQGQQECACLTLPSHCCLPIPTLIFLDLEATGLPFSQPKVTELCLLAVHRCALENTLTSQGSPPTVPLPPRVADKLSLCVAPGKACSPAASEITGLSTAVLTAHGRQRFDNNLANLLQAFLQRQPQPWCLVAHNGDRYDFPLLQAELAMLGLASILDGAFCVDSIAALKALEQTSSPSEHGPRKSYSLGSIYTRLYGQAPVDSHTAEGDVLALLSICQWKPKALLQWVDTHAKPFRTIRPMYGVTASSGTNPKRSAVTATTPLATTKNASPRIGESRKPKAVTSTIVPGNPPREGLLAPLGLLAFLTLAIATLYGLSLATPGQ; from the exons ATGTCAGCCAGCAGGCCCACAGCTGTGGATCTGAGCAGATCTTCTGGGatgcctggggagggaggggtttTAGCAAAAGAGGCACAGACTAGGCAAGCTGATGAGCAGGGCGGGCCTTGCTCACGAGGCAGGCTCACAGACGGGCCCAGACCCAGCTTCACTTCCCGCCACTGCTGCCAACAGCAGGGCCAGCAAGAGTGTGCGTGCCTGACTCTTCCTAGTCACTGCTGCCTCCCTATTCCG ACCCTCATCTTCTTGGACCTGGAGGCCACCGGCCTGCCGTTCTCCCAACCCAAGGTCACGGAGTTGTGCCTGCTGGCTGTCCACAGATGTGCCCTGGAGAATACTCTCACCTCTCAAGGGTCACCACCCACAGTGCCCCTGCCACCACGCGTGGCAGACAAGCTTTCACTGTGTGTGGCTCCTGGGAAAGCCTGCAGTCCTGCAGCCAGCGAGATCACAGGTCTGAGCACAGCTGTGCTCACAGCACATGGGCGTCAACGCTTTGATAACAACCTGGCCAACCTGCTCCAAGCCTTCCTGCAGCGCCAGCCACAGCCTTGGTGCCTGGTGGCACACAACGGTGACCGCTACGACTTCCCCCTGCTCCAGGCAGAGTTGGCTATGCTGGGTCTTGCCAGTATTTTGGATGGTGCTTTCTGTGTGGACAGCATTGCTGCCCTGAAGGCCTTGGAACAAACTAGCAGCCCCTCAGAGCATGGCCCAAGGAAGAGCTACAGCCTGGGCAGTATCTATACCCGCCTATATGGGCAGGCCCCAGTGGACTCACACACGGCTGAGGGTGATGTTTTAGCTCTGCTTAGCATATGTCAGTGGAAGCCAAAGGCCCTGCTGCAGTGGGTGGATACTCATGCCAAGCCCTTTCGCACCATCAGGCCCATGTATGGGGTCACGGCCTCTTCTGGGACCAACCCAAAACGGTCTGCGGTCACAGCCACTACACCCTTAGCCACTACCAAGAATGCTAGTCCCAGAATTGGTGAAAGCAGAAAACCCAAGGCTGTTACTTCAACAATAGTCCCTGGAAACCCACCCCGGGAGGGGCTGCTGGCCCCTCTGGGCCTGCTGGCCTTCCTCACCTTGGCGATAGCCACATTGTATGGACTATCCCTGGCCACACCTGGGCAGTAG
- the Trex1 gene encoding three-prime repair exonuclease 1 isoform X2 produces the protein MGSQAPPPGPMQTLIFLDLEATGLPFSQPKVTELCLLAVHRCALENTLTSQGSPPTVPLPPRVADKLSLCVAPGKACSPAASEITGLSTAVLTAHGRQRFDNNLANLLQAFLQRQPQPWCLVAHNGDRYDFPLLQAELAMLGLASILDGAFCVDSIAALKALEQTSSPSEHGPRKSYSLGSIYTRLYGQAPVDSHTAEGDVLALLSICQWKPKALLQWVDTHAKPFRTIRPMYGVTASSGTNPKRSAVTATTPLATTKNASPRIGESRKPKAVTSTIVPGNPPREGLLAPLGLLAFLTLAIATLYGLSLATPGQ, from the coding sequence ATGGGCtcacaggccccacctcctggtcCCATGCAGACCCTCATCTTCTTGGACCTGGAGGCCACCGGCCTGCCGTTCTCCCAACCCAAGGTCACGGAGTTGTGCCTGCTGGCTGTCCACAGATGTGCCCTGGAGAATACTCTCACCTCTCAAGGGTCACCACCCACAGTGCCCCTGCCACCACGCGTGGCAGACAAGCTTTCACTGTGTGTGGCTCCTGGGAAAGCCTGCAGTCCTGCAGCCAGCGAGATCACAGGTCTGAGCACAGCTGTGCTCACAGCACATGGGCGTCAACGCTTTGATAACAACCTGGCCAACCTGCTCCAAGCCTTCCTGCAGCGCCAGCCACAGCCTTGGTGCCTGGTGGCACACAACGGTGACCGCTACGACTTCCCCCTGCTCCAGGCAGAGTTGGCTATGCTGGGTCTTGCCAGTATTTTGGATGGTGCTTTCTGTGTGGACAGCATTGCTGCCCTGAAGGCCTTGGAACAAACTAGCAGCCCCTCAGAGCATGGCCCAAGGAAGAGCTACAGCCTGGGCAGTATCTATACCCGCCTATATGGGCAGGCCCCAGTGGACTCACACACGGCTGAGGGTGATGTTTTAGCTCTGCTTAGCATATGTCAGTGGAAGCCAAAGGCCCTGCTGCAGTGGGTGGATACTCATGCCAAGCCCTTTCGCACCATCAGGCCCATGTATGGGGTCACGGCCTCTTCTGGGACCAACCCAAAACGGTCTGCGGTCACAGCCACTACACCCTTAGCCACTACCAAGAATGCTAGTCCCAGAATTGGTGAAAGCAGAAAACCCAAGGCTGTTACTTCAACAATAGTCCCTGGAAACCCACCCCGGGAGGGGCTGCTGGCCCCTCTGGGCCTGCTGGCCTTCCTCACCTTGGCGATAGCCACATTGTATGGACTATCCCTGGCCACACCTGGGCAGTAG
- the Shisa5 gene encoding protein shisa-5 isoform X3, producing the protein MGFGATVAIGLTIFVLSVVTIIVCFTCSCCCLYKMCRRPRPVVTTTTATTVVHAPYPQPPSVPPSYPGPTYQGYHPMPPQPGMPAAPYPTQYPPPYPAQPMGPPAYHETFAGGAAMPYPASQPPYNPAYMDPPKAAP; encoded by the exons ATGGG GTTTGGAGCAACTGTAGCCATCGGCCTCACCATCTTTGTGCTCTCTGTTGTCACCATCATCGTCTGCTTCACCTGCTCCTGCTGCTGTTTGTACAAGATGTGCCGCCGACCACGTC CCGTTGTGaccaccaccactgccaccactgTGGTGCATGCACCTTACCCTCAGCCTCCAAGTGTGCCCCCCAGCTATCCTGGACCAACATACCAGGGCTACCATCCCATGCCCCCGCAGCCAGGGATGCCAGCAGCACCCTACCCGACACAGTACCCACCACCCTATCCAGCCCAGCCCATGGGCCCACCAGCCTACCATGAGACCTTCGCTG GAGGTGCAGCCATGCCATACCCTGCCAGCCAGCCTCCTTATAACCCAGCCTACATGGATCCCCCAAAGGCAGCCCCCTGA